From one Lycium ferocissimum isolate CSIRO_LF1 chromosome 7, AGI_CSIRO_Lferr_CH_V1, whole genome shotgun sequence genomic stretch:
- the LOC132063754 gene encoding uncharacterized protein LOC132063754 isoform X2 translates to MNHRATSTLVQSTKVDSITWTGSGDGIISGGIELILWRKKGRSWEIAWRFKPDLPQTLICATWSIEGPFAAAPPYRLHVEGSDSHIHAGNKCVFVCQRDADSRYLEAILPHPLPVSMIQWRPSTVTRSTRDGRHSRRLVLLTCCLDGAARLWTEIDDGRVRKVGKDSNEYKVNKFSFRVVAVIEVNQALNGRLGLDVYVRWATDINGIITVNGEAVSYSSADEHQHGNAGRCEWLIAVGPQTTLTFWAIHCLDDFSPVRAPRVTFWKRKELSSHNEMPRGLLLNKVFIMRNQVFGPPAVCSFINLLPSNYLAWMQFYSSKLPNGAKVSSELISTDDPNPNKCQTECLLSLCGRGLSNMDSHSSKILQVAVHPCLSELEIAASLDTDGKLLFWFFSSASNTMLGLPTLSPSWKLLGKGVTSVPQPKYTSLRWVPTLLSEERILVIGHADGIDFLLVKAVKTKELDIVCHKICTIPLTAGSQEQGPDSVFSIPLPSTCNKTFISNSFLLLAVWKKAFQALSWKIYLHHYDLTGSRCGCSFDSTNTFQNNILKFESSYSGKAYLVSVEPCSSIFPDPRHHDKISSSAVICPTNSGCSEEIFANNLYSNYFAYHMVTGCFDGSLQLWRSVPAASSNSLWDLVGTVALCQDPILAISASVCGRKIATVSKEGPLSTSTTIHIWECVRVEGAGSFILEDTLYFDADVVSSNWLTIGNGQFLLGVCSRNKLHVYAQKRCGGQCILEPERSLEGDIWVCLAASHTNPTIQDFFWGPKAMIVVVHDEYISVFSKFSYFMDKKLLPQLGGEACEESSVCHYGSDKVPVFLGDENRDNAQRQSDLPLKLEVVNETSLFSSVRKSKEGFTSVKNGIWSILEIAELVGGSIPLVHPEAFLVNLLSGNWKRSYVALQSVSKHVTSTKFSAKICCLRVFSGLIFPISLSNYLEGSVLLSSGEKSFQWGGPSDTSSWGYAASDNAFSISSARSEMTDFTEAFDKLQNFATISATEMMQIRAAIQLLDEVSNMQSTSYNSLDGPGRRFWVSVRFQQLYFVQRFGRLPSEGELVVYSGLIGWAFHSDCQDNLFDSLLSKQPSWQEMRDMGIGLWYTSVAQLRLKMEKLARQQYLKKKDPKACALLYIALNRLQVLAGLFKISKDEKDKPLVAFLSRNFQEDKNKAAALKNAYVLLGKHQLELAIAFFLLGGDTTSAVTVCVKNLGDEQLALVICRLVEGYGGTLEHYLISKFLLPSALAKGDYWLASVLEWMLGKYPQAYLRMLAFPTGSLNSKCIFSSRQPAFLDPNIGDFCLMLAAKTTMKNAIGEQNAASLSRWAILMRATALSRCGLPLEALECLSSSVSVTGDSNRRSVPDNVDSGCLHEMLSAMLIETSSNWLSLDVAFQIDSHIRSDLSMQYMSKMLRRHPSWVDNDITCLQEHMYTVSENQEYKLLLEAFQDELMTTVASFQLKFSIIPQHLMYSIFLSFCNRGLAYIGCHLLRDYINRYLSSEQGVGLDGCSLYPCLPDLFLEVSGELSYIFARYITVCSMDCFYLKSFTFRSNRADESFYCAIPELYNRRLCRSFWCLRAMMQFSSVSCTENVVGTHLTALDLSEYFLLFAFAWVQRNFSVLIPIVKPLLMANASDERDIKNIQKLLRESLEMMASDLPIHAAGSSVPNKNQMPQVQFGDVILSVPEERWHVMVASFWGYVASRLKHKLNLLCPELEESGLFLPPGGHPSISTSIFVNGNNVSTHNGMVPGLLAKIVKVTCGHISSYCVNQFASVLLESIDPGASTLFCSEDYQSQHKAADTKLSHSNNDLDKVTGEDELSAFEALWDFCSELKKANQDFVLQDQKILQHTLHKSFKGWSEMYPSIVSECEVDETYDREERLGSPSSAAGSPLACLSPNNHPFQSFGGKDTHHTKKVLPFRSPIEIYKRNGELLEALCINSIDQHEAALASNRKGLLFFNWEDGLPCGNKAGNVWAEADWPHNGWAGSESIPIPTCVSPGVGLGSKKGTHLGLGGATVGAGFLARPTFGLPGYANTGGSSLGWGFQEDFDEFLDPPATVENVRTRAFSTHPSRPFFLVGSSNTHIYLWEFGKDRATATYGVLPAANVPPPYALASVSAVKFDHCGHRFVSAASDGTVCTWQLEVGGRSNVRPTESSLCFNNYTSDVTYVTSSGSIIAAAGYSSSGVNVVIWDTLAPPATSRASIMCHEGGARSLAVFDNDLGSGSISPLIVTGGKGGDVGLHDFRYIATGKTKKQKHTEIGDHGVNSMVDTQKKTGDQNRNGMLWYIPKAHAGSVTKISTIPHTSFFLTGSKDGDVKLWDAKNAKLVFHWPKLHERHTFLQPSSRGFGGVVQAAVTDIQIVSHGFVTCGGDGAVKLVMLNDHLRR, encoded by the exons ATGAATCATAGAGCA ACATCAACGCTAGTACAATCCACAAAGGTGGACTCAATCACATGGACGGGGTCAGGAGACGGGATAATTTCAGGTGGCATTGAATTGATCTTATGGAGGAAGAAGGGGAGGTCATGGGAAATAGCTTGGAGATTTAAACCAGATTTGCCTCAGACTCTAATTTGTGCTACTTGGTCAATTGAAGGACCTTTTGCTGCTGCACCTCCGTATAGATTGCACGTTGAAGGTTCCGATTCCCATATCCATGCAGGAAACAAATGTGTTTTCGTATGTCAAAGAGATGCAGATTCTAGATATTTAGAGGCTATTCTACCTCACCCGTTACCTGTTTCTATGATACAGTGGAGACCATCTACAGTTACACGGTCAACTAGAGATGGCAGACATTCAAGGAGGTTGGTGTTATTAACATGCTGTCTAGATGGAGCTGCAAGGCTCTGGACTGAGATTGATGATGGGAGGGTTAGAAAAGTTGGCAAGGATAGTAATGAATACAAAGTGAATAAATTCTCTTTTCGTGTTGTCGCTGTTATTGAGGTAAACCAAGCATTAAATGGAAGGCTGGGCTTAGATGTATATGTAAGATGGGCAACAGATATTAATGGTATAATAACAGTTAATGGTGAAGCTGTGTCTTATTCTTCAGCAGATGAACATCAACATGGCAATGCTGGTAGGTGTGAATGGTTAATTGCTGTAGGTCCTCAAACAACACTGACTTTTTGGGCTATTCATTGTCTCGATGATTTTTCTCCTGTGAGAGCCCCGAGGGTGAcattttggaaaagaaaagagttgaGCAGTCATAACGAGATGCCAAGGGGATTGCTCTTAAATAAAGTCTTTATCATGAGAAATCAGGTCTTTGGTCCACCAGCTGTATGTTCTTTTATTAATCTATTACCAAGTAACTATCTAGCCTGGATGCAATTTTATTCTTCAAAACTCCCCAATGGTGCTAAGGTATCTTCAGAACTGATTAGCACCGATGATCCGAATCCAAATAAATGTCAGACTGAATGTTTATTATCATTATGTGGAAGGGGACTTTCAAATATGGACAGTCACAGCAGTAAAATTCTGCAAGTTGCAGTTCATCCTTGTTTATCTGAGTTGGAAATTGCTGCCTCTCTGGACACTGATGGAAAGCTCCTTTTTTGGTTCTTTTCTTCTGCTTCAAATACTATGTTGGGCCTCCCAACTTTGAGTCCATCTTGGAAACTTCTTGGAAAAGGTGTTACTTCAGTCCCTCAACCCAAGTACACAAGCTTAAGATGGGTTCCCACTCTGTTAAGTGAAGAACGGATTCTCGTCATTGGTCATGCAGATGGAATAGATTTCTTATTAGTTAAGGCTGTGAAAACCAAGGAATTGGACATAGTTTGTCACAAAATATGTACTATACCACTTACCGCTGGAAGTCAAGAACAGGGGCCGGACAGCGTCTTCTCAATTCCTTTGCCTTCCACTTGTAACAAAACCTTCATTTCCAATAGCTTTTTGTTGTTAGCTGTGTGGAAGAAAGCCTTTCAGGCTTTGTCGTGGAAAATTTACCTTCATCACTATGATTTGACTGGAAGTCGCTGTGGGTGCAGTTTTGACAGTACAAACACCTTCCAGAATAATATATTGAAATTTGAGAGTAGTTATTCTGGTAAGGCATACCTTGTCTCGGTTGAGCCTTGTTCATCAATTTTTCCAGACCCTCGTCACCATGATAAAATTTCAAGTTCTGCTGTTATCTGTCCCACAAACTCTGGTTGCAGTGAAGAGATTTTTGCTAATAATTTATATAGCAACTACTTTGCTTATCATATGGTCACTGGTTGTTTTGATGGTAGTTTGCAATTATGGAGAAGTGTGCCTGCTGCGAGCTCGAATTCTCTATGGGATCTTGTTGGTACGGTTGCTCTGTGTCAAGACCCTATTTTGGCTATATCTGCAAGTGTCTGTGGCCGAAAGATTGCAACTGTCTCGAAAGAAGGTCCATTAAGTACTTCTACTACTATTCATATATGGGAATGTGTGCGTGTTGAGGGTGCTGGCAGCTTTATACTAGAAGACACTTTGTATTTTGACGCAGATGTTGTCTCTTCTAATTGGTTGACGATTGGGAATGGTCAGTTTTTACTAGGTGTTTGCTCTAGAAATAAGTTGCATGTATATGCTCAGAAGAGATGTGGAGGTCAGTGCATTTTAGAACCGGAAAGATCATTAGAAGGCGACATTTGGGTATGTCTTGCAGCAAGTCACACTAATCCAACCATTCAGGACTTCTTTTGGGGACCCAAAGCCATGATAGTGGTTGTTCACGATGAATACATTTCTGTATTTAGCAAGTTCTCATATTTTATGGACAAGAAACTTCTGCCCCAGCTTGGTGGAGAAGCTTGCGAGGAGAGTTCCGTTTGTCACTATGGTTCTGATAAAGTGCCAGTATTTCTTGGTGATGAAAATCGTGACAATGCACAGCGTCAGTCTGATCTCCCGTTGAAACTGGAAGTGGTCAATGAGACTTCATTGTTTAGTAGTGTGAGAAAATCTAAAGAAGGCTTTACTTCTGTTAAAAATGGGATTTGGAGCATTTTAGAGATTGCAGAACTTGTAGGAGGATCTATTCCTCTTGTTCACCCAGAGGCATTTCTTGTGAACTTACTTTCAG GTAATTGGAAACGTTCATATGTAGCTCTGCAGTCTGTCAGTAAACATGTAACTTCCACAAAGTTTTCGGCGAAAATATGCTGCCTTCGTGTCTTCAGTGGTTTAATATTTCCCATTTCATTGTCAAACTATCTGGAAGGAAGTGTCTTGTTAAGTTCTGGTGAGAAGTCATTTCAATGGGGTGGACCTTCAGATACCTCAAGCTGGGGATATGCTGCATCTGATAATGCGTTCTCTATCTCTTCAGCAAGATCTGAAATGACTGACTTTACAGAAGCCTTTGATAAACTTCAGAATTTTGCAACTATATCTGCCACTGAAATGATGCAAATTCGTGCTGCTATTCAACTTCTAGATGAAGTTAGCAATATGCAGTCCACTTCTTATAATAGCCTTGATGGACCTGGTCGTAG GTTTTGGGTTTCAGTGAGGTTTCAGCAGCTATATTTTGTTCAAAGATTTGGCAGACTGCCATCAGAAGGTGAGCTGGTTGTGTACTCTGGGCTGATTGGATGGGCCTTCCACTCTGACTGCCAAGACAATTTGTTTGATTCTCTTTTATCTAAGCAACCATCTTGGCAAGAAATGCGTGATATGGGTATTGGACTATGGTATACAAGTGTGGCACAACTGCGACTGAAG ATGGAAAAGTTGGCAAgacaacaatatttaaagaaaaaagatcCCAAGGCATGTGCACTTCTTTATATTGCTTTAAATAGACTTCAAGTATTGGCGGGCCTTTTTAAGATTAGCAAAGATGAGAAAGATAAGCCGTTGGTGGCATTTCTTTCACGCAATTTTCAG GAAGATAAAAATAAGGCTGCTGCTCTAAAGAATGCCTACGTATTACTGGGGAAACATCAGTTGGAGCTCGCGATTGCTTTCTTTTTGCTTGGAGGAGATACAACGTCTGCTGTCACTGTTTGTGTGAAGAATCTTGGGGATGAGCAGCTTGCTCTTGTTATTTGCCGTCTTGTTGAAGGTTATGGTGGAACATTAGAGCATTATCTTATTTCAAAATTCCTCCTTCCGTCTGCTCTTGCCAAAGGTGACTACTGGCTTGCAAGTGTTCTGGAG TGGATGTTGGGAAAGTATCCACAGGCTTATCTTAGAATGCTTGCTTTCCCAACAGGGTCGTTGAACAGTAAGTGCATATTTTCATCCCGTCAACCTGCCTTCTTAGATCCAAACATTGGAGACTTTTGCCTAATGTTAGCAGCCAAGACTACCATGAAGAATGCTATTGGGGAGCAAAATGCTGCTTCCTTGAGTAGATGGGCGATCTTGATGAGGGCCACTGCCTTAAGCAGATGTGGTCTGCCT CTTGAAGCTTTGGAATGCCTTTCCTCTTCTGTGAGCGTCACTGGTGATTCAAATCGACGAAGTGTGCCTGATAATGTGGACTCTGGATGCCTGCATGAAATGCTGAGTGCAATGCTAATTGAAACTTCATCAAACTGGCTATCATTGGATGTGGCTTTTCAGATAGATTCACATATTAGATCAGATTTGTCTATGCAATACATGTCTAAGATGTTAAGGAGACATCCAAGCTGGGTAGACAATGATATAACATGTCTTCAGGAACACATGTATACTGTATCTGAGAATCAAGAATACAAGCTTTTACTTGAAGCTTTTCAAGATGAATTGATGACTACAGTTGCATCCTTTCAACTGAAGTTCTCCATAATCCCTCAACATCTTATGTACTCG ATCTTTTTGTCATTTTGCAACCGTGGTTTGGCGTATATAGGATGCCACTTGTTGCGAGACTACATAAATAGATATCTGTCAAGTGAGCAAGGCGTTGGACTTGATGGTTGCTCGTTGTATCCTTGCCTTCCAGATCTATTTCTCGAAGTATCTGGAGAACTATCTTATATTTTTGCAAGATACATCACTGTGTGTAGCATGGACTGTTTCTACTTGAAGTCATTCACCTTTAGGAGTAACAGAGCTGATGAAAGCTTCTATTGTGCCATTCCAGAGCTGTACAACAGGAGATTATGTCGGTCATTCTGGTGTCTTAGAGCCATGATGCAGTTCTCTTCTGTTTCTTGTACAGAAAATGTAGTAGGGACACATCTTACTGCCCTTGATTTATCAGAGTATTTTTTACTGTTTGCATTTGCTTGGGTCCAAAGAAATTTTAGTGTTCTTATCCCGATTGTGAAACCTCTCTTAATGGCAAACGCTTCAGACGAGAGAGACATAAAGAACATACAGAAACTGCTTCGTGAGTCTCTCGAAATGATGGCTTCTGATTTACCTATTCATGCTGCTGGATCTTCTGTTCCGAACAAGAATCAAATGCCACAAGTGCAATTTGGGGATGTCATATTGTCAGTTCCGGAAGAGAGATGGCATGTCATGGTTGCTTCCTTTTGGGGATATGTAGCTAGTCGTTTAAAACACAAGTTAAATCTGCTATGTCCGGAACTTGAAGAAAGCGGTTTGTTTCTACCTCCAGGCGGACATCCCAGTATATCTACGTCAATTTTTGTAAATGGCAACAATGTCTCAACCCATAATGGGATGGTTCCAGGACTTCTCGCTAAGATAGTAAAGGTCACATGCGGTCACATCTCTTCTTATTGTGTGAATCAGTTTGCATCTGTCCTGCTGGAGAGCATAGATCCAGGTGCAAGTACACTTTTCTGTTCTGAAGATTATCAGTCCCAACATAAAGCGGCAGATACTAAACTTAGTCATAGCAATAATGATCTGGATAAGGTGACTGGTGAAGATGAATTATCAGCGTTTGAGGCGTTATGGGATTTTTGTTCTGAGCTTAAGAAAGCTAATCAGGATTTTGTGCTTCAAGACCAGAAAATTTTACAGCATACCTTGCATAAGTCCTTTAAAGGATGGAGTGAAATGTACCCCAGCATCGTGAGTGAGTGTGAAGTTGACGAAACTTATGACAGAGAAGAAAGGCTTGGTAGTCCAAGTAGCGCAGCTGGATCTCCTCTTGCTTGTTTGTCACCAAATAATCATCCTTTTCAAAGTTTTGGGGGGAAGGATACACACCATACAAAAAAGGTTTTGCCTTTCCGTAGTCCGATAGAGATATATAAGAGAAATGGAGAACTTTTGGAG GCTTTGTGCATCAACTCCATTGATCAACATGAAGCTGCTCTTGCTAGCAATCGGAAG GGTTTATTATTCTTCAACTGGGAAGATGGACTTCCTTGTGGAAATAAAGCTGGCAATGTCTGGGCAGAGGCTGACTGGCCACATAATGGTTGGGCGGGATCCGAATCTATACCAATTCCCACTTGCGTCTCTCCTGGAGTGGGTCTGGGAAGTAAGAAGGGTACACACCTCGGGTTAGGTGGAGCAACTGTTGGCGCAGGTTTTTTGGCAAGACCTACATTCGGGCTTCCAGGTTACGCCAATACGGGTGGATCCAGTCTTGGCTGGGGGTTTCAAGAGGATTTTGATGAGTTTCTTGACCCTCCTGCCACAGTAGAAAATGTTCGGACAAGGGCATTCTCAACTCACCCTTCAAGGCCTTTTTTCTTGGTTGGATCAagcaacacacacatatatttatgGGAG TTTGGCAAAGATAGAGCTACTGCTACATATGGAGTGCTTCCCGCTGCAAATGTCCCTCCCCCATATGCTCTTGCCTCGGTATCTGCCGTGAAGTTTGATCATTGTGGTCACAGATTTGTCTCTGCTGCATCAGATGGTACTGTGTGCACGTGGCAGCTTGAAGTAGGAGGGAGGAGTAATGTTCGGCCAACAGAATCCTCTCTTTGCTTTAATAATTATACATC GGATGTCACATATGTTACTTCGAGTGGTTCAATCATAGCTGCCGCAGGGTATAGCTCCAGTGGCGTTAATGTTGTCATATGGGACACACTTGCTCCACCAGCAACGTCTCGGGCCTCCATAATGTGTCACGAAG GAGGTGCACGCTCTCTTGCAGTGTTTGATAATGATTTAGGAAGTGGTTCTATTTCTCCACTCATTGTAACGGGTGGGAAAGGTGGTGATGTTGGACTTCATGACTTCCGATATATAGCTACTGGAAAGACAAAAAAACAGAAGCATACAGAAATTGGTGACCATGGTGTGAATTCCATGGTTGACACGCAGAAGAAAACCGGTGATCAGAATCGTAATGGGATGCTCTGGTATATACCAAAGGCTCACGCAG GGAGTGTTACCAAAATATCTACCATACCACATACCAGCTTCTTCTTGACGGGAAGTAAAGATGGAGATGTAAAACTTTGGGATGCCAAAAATGCTAAACTAGTATTTCATTGGCCAAAATTGCATGAAAGACACACCTTCTTGCAGCCAAGCTCCCGTGGCTTTGGTGGTGTGGTTCAG GCAGCTGTTACAGATATTCAAATTGTTTCTCATGGTTTTGTTACATGTGGTGGAGATGGTGCTGTAAAGCTTGTGATGCTCAATGATCATTTAAGACGTTGA